Proteins from one Leptonema illini DSM 21528 genomic window:
- a CDS encoding 5-(carboxyamino)imidazole ribonucleotide synthase: MNRHILPGSTIGIIGGGQLGQMMAHAAQQMGYYVSVLDPDPDAPACRVTDRRIIGRYDDARHIALLRQSCDVITYEFENVDPEPLHTLSDEGYALHPHPRSLFIARNRSREKRFAESCGFHCVPFVDGLTLDPAAPQQMQKIVEAAVAFGDSILKTEEGGYDGKGQLPLRDLSEEQITQRLAEFHTSLGATSAVPVVLEKRMQFRFEFSMIASRFTDGSFRIFPAFENSHRNGILHRTICPAVLPDEELQHCHGSMRRLLSELDYFGVLTVEFFFSEDGHILFNEMAPRPHNSGHLTIEGCSVSQFEQHIRSICGLPPGEPSLYRPAGMLNIVAPYKPIAEIADALLKERDCHLHLYGKRQEKAGRKMGHITVLADSREELVARLDRVEEIVFGRIERL, from the coding sequence ATGAATCGTCATATATTGCCCGGCTCGACGATCGGCATCATCGGCGGCGGACAGCTCGGTCAGATGATGGCCCATGCGGCGCAGCAGATGGGGTATTATGTATCGGTGCTTGATCCCGATCCCGATGCTCCGGCCTGTCGCGTCACCGATCGACGCATCATCGGTCGCTATGATGATGCGCGTCACATCGCGCTTCTGCGTCAATCCTGCGACGTCATCACGTATGAGTTTGAGAACGTCGATCCCGAGCCGCTGCATACTCTGAGCGACGAGGGTTATGCGCTTCATCCGCATCCGAGATCTCTTTTTATTGCGCGTAATCGATCGCGAGAAAAACGCTTCGCCGAGTCATGTGGCTTTCACTGTGTTCCTTTCGTCGACGGGTTGACGCTTGATCCGGCAGCGCCGCAACAGATGCAGAAGATCGTCGAAGCGGCCGTTGCATTCGGCGATAGCATCCTGAAAACGGAAGAAGGCGGCTATGACGGCAAGGGCCAGCTGCCTTTGCGCGATCTCTCAGAAGAGCAGATTACACAGAGGTTAGCCGAATTTCATACGTCACTCGGCGCGACGTCGGCCGTCCCTGTTGTCTTAGAGAAGCGGATGCAATTTCGCTTTGAATTCAGCATGATCGCTTCGCGCTTTACCGACGGCAGCTTTCGCATCTTCCCGGCCTTTGAGAACAGCCATCGTAACGGAATCCTGCATCGTACGATCTGCCCGGCCGTTCTGCCCGATGAGGAGCTGCAGCACTGCCACGGTTCGATGCGACGCCTGCTCTCTGAGCTCGATTACTTCGGAGTCCTGACCGTTGAGTTCTTCTTCTCAGAGGACGGACACATCCTGTTTAATGAGATGGCGCCGCGTCCGCATAACTCCGGACATCTTACGATTGAGGGATGCAGCGTCAGTCAGTTCGAGCAGCACATCCGCTCCATCTGCGGCCTGCCGCCCGGCGAGCCGTCACTTTATCGACCGGCGGGCATGTTAAACATCGTCGCTCCGTATAAACCGATCGCAGAGATTGCAGATGCTCTTCTGAAAGAGCGGGATTGCCATCTTCATCTTTACGGCAAAAGGCAAGAGAAGGCAGGACGCAAGATGGGTCATATCACCGTGCTTGCCGATTCGCGAGAAGAGCTGGTGGCCCGACTGGACAGAGTGGAAGAGATCGTGTTTGGCCGGATCGAGCGTCTGTAA
- a CDS encoding aldolase/citrate lyase family protein: protein MSLVGEMIDRLRARLFILREDFGLRSMKTGTEVEDMSFAEISLLREISGGIVPLYVKIGGPEARNDIRNLIRIGVDGIIAPMVESPYSLKNFMATFEEICTERSAAGIEAGINLETITGYRQMHEILAEPLAAGLHQVTAARTDLSGSMGLHPDDDRVLAICEDIVQTCRAQGLVTSVGGAIHPGIIETLIERIASDRVNTRHMVLSCRDMARDPKRSLMENLRFEIDLYRALGSDPFNEKRDLHLKRYEVLSERLQKHAHFIG from the coding sequence ATGAGCCTGGTAGGAGAAATGATCGACCGGTTACGTGCAAGGCTGTTCATCCTCAGGGAGGACTTCGGCCTGCGCTCTATGAAGACGGGCACCGAGGTGGAGGATATGTCCTTTGCCGAGATATCTCTGCTGCGTGAGATATCGGGCGGAATCGTACCGTTATATGTTAAGATCGGCGGCCCCGAGGCGCGCAACGACATCCGCAACCTGATTCGTATCGGAGTGGATGGCATCATCGCACCTATGGTCGAATCGCCCTACTCCCTCAAGAACTTCATGGCGACGTTTGAAGAGATCTGCACGGAACGATCGGCGGCAGGAATCGAGGCGGGTATTAACCTTGAAACGATCACCGGCTACCGTCAGATGCATGAGATCCTCGCCGAGCCGCTCGCCGCCGGATTGCATCAGGTAACGGCAGCTCGGACCGACCTTTCGGGTTCGATGGGCTTGCACCCCGACGACGACCGCGTTCTCGCCATCTGCGAAGATATCGTGCAGACGTGCCGGGCGCAGGGCCTCGTCACAAGCGTCGGTGGAGCCATTCATCCGGGAATCATCGAAACGCTTATCGAACGCATCGCCTCGGACCGCGTCAACACGCGGCACATGGTGCTTTCTTGCCGCGACATGGCAAGAGATCCGAAGCGATCGCTGATGGAGAATCTGCGTTTTGAGATCGATCTCTATCGTGCACTCGGGTCAGATCCGTTTAACGAGAAACGCGATCTGCATCTCAAGAGATACGAGGTTTTAAGCGAACGTCTGCAGAAGCACGCCCATTTTATTGGTTGA
- a CDS encoding PIN/TRAM domain-containing protein, translating into MKSLYRILGPVLAGLVAAAIALPLSEGSLISVIVNGTVALIIAFVFFNTETIFKGLTADGLVYVATGLLFGLMAAFFLGQIADALQLPRPYRPIVYVVPFAFCVYVGIFLAHSPGLRLIGGFRHDDEVSGTTEKILDTSVIIDGRILDIAQTNFMEGPFIIPNFVLREIQLISDSPDPIKRNRGRRGLEMLNKLQQLDNIKVKISYIDYTDTREVDAKLVKLSRETGGKLITNDFNLNKVAELQGVEVLNLNSLTNALKPIVLPGEDIQIEVIKEGKDENQGIGYLEDGTMVVVENGRALLGKHITVNVTSIIQTAAGKMIFTKATGQVHEDPREEERRAQQQKGGGRRDHFRGNRGRGDRGDRNENRGDRDQPKR; encoded by the coding sequence ATGAAATCTCTGTACCGTATTCTTGGTCCGGTTCTTGCCGGACTTGTGGCTGCTGCGATAGCCCTACCTCTTTCTGAGGGATCGCTGATTTCCGTGATTGTGAACGGAACCGTTGCTCTGATCATCGCCTTTGTTTTCTTCAACACAGAAACGATTTTCAAAGGACTGACCGCCGACGGCCTTGTGTATGTGGCCACCGGCCTTCTTTTCGGCCTGATGGCCGCCTTCTTTCTCGGCCAGATCGCCGATGCATTGCAACTTCCGCGTCCGTATCGCCCCATCGTTTATGTCGTTCCATTTGCCTTTTGCGTCTATGTGGGGATCTTTCTCGCACACTCGCCGGGCCTGCGCCTGATCGGCGGCTTCCGCCATGACGACGAAGTATCGGGGACGACCGAGAAGATCCTCGATACGTCGGTCATCATCGACGGACGCATCCTCGATATCGCCCAGACGAATTTCATGGAAGGGCCGTTTATCATTCCGAACTTCGTTCTGCGTGAGATCCAGCTGATCAGCGATTCGCCCGATCCGATCAAGCGCAATCGCGGACGCCGCGGCCTTGAGATGCTGAACAAACTGCAGCAGCTCGATAACATCAAAGTGAAGATCAGCTACATCGATTACACCGATACGCGTGAGGTCGACGCCAAGCTTGTGAAGCTGTCACGTGAAACGGGCGGCAAGCTCATCACCAACGACTTCAACCTGAACAAGGTCGCCGAATTGCAGGGAGTCGAAGTTCTGAACCTGAACAGCCTTACGAACGCTCTCAAGCCGATCGTTCTTCCTGGCGAAGACATTCAGATCGAGGTCATCAAAGAAGGCAAAGACGAGAATCAGGGCATCGGCTATCTCGAAGACGGCACGATGGTCGTCGTGGAGAACGGACGAGCGCTGCTCGGCAAGCACATCACCGTAAACGTAACGTCGATCATTCAGACGGCGGCGGGCAAGATGATCTTCACCAAGGCAACAGGCCAGGTGCACGAAGATCCTCGCGAAGAGGAGCGCCGTGCGCAACAGCAGAAGGGCGGCGGACGCCGCGACCACTTCCGTGGCAATCGTGGCCGCGGCGATCGCGGCGACCGCAATGAAAATCGCGGCGACCGCGATCAACCGAAGCGTTAG
- a CDS encoding enoyl-CoA hydratase/isomerase family protein yields the protein MSFIELEKKGAYALVKINRPDALNALNDDVLRDLRAAINDLSSDRAIRGVILTGAGEKAFCAGADIVKMKDFSSDDAEEFARRGHKTMNMIANSDLLSIAAINGFALGGGMELALACDIRIASKNAKLALPETGLGILPGFGGTQRLPRIAGMGNALEMILTGEQIDATRALEMRLVNRVVEQAELLPLAESLMQKMLEKGPEAQKQARWLVHSGMEQPLTAALEREIIVFSELFSGKEPSLGLSAFVEKKKPQF from the coding sequence ATGTCATTCATCGAACTGGAAAAAAAAGGGGCCTACGCGCTGGTTAAGATCAATCGACCCGACGCTCTCAACGCCCTGAACGACGATGTGCTGCGCGATCTGCGTGCGGCGATCAATGACCTTTCCTCCGACCGAGCCATCCGCGGGGTGATTCTGACCGGCGCGGGCGAAAAGGCTTTCTGTGCCGGAGCCGACATCGTCAAAATGAAGGATTTTTCTTCGGATGACGCCGAGGAGTTTGCTCGCCGCGGTCATAAGACGATGAACATGATCGCCAATTCCGATCTGCTTTCCATCGCCGCCATCAACGGCTTTGCCCTCGGCGGAGGCATGGAGCTTGCCCTTGCCTGCGATATCCGCATTGCGTCGAAGAATGCGAAGCTTGCTCTTCCCGAAACCGGATTGGGTATTCTTCCCGGGTTTGGCGGTACGCAGCGTCTGCCGCGCATTGCCGGCATGGGTAACGCCCTTGAAATGATACTGACCGGCGAACAGATCGATGCCACTCGCGCCCTTGAAATGCGCCTTGTGAATCGCGTCGTGGAACAGGCCGAGCTTCTTCCTCTGGCGGAGTCGCTGATGCAGAAGATGCTTGAGAAAGGCCCGGAGGCCCAGAAGCAGGCACGATGGCTGGTTCACAGCGGAATGGAGCAACCGCTTACGGCGGCTCTTGAGCGTGAAATCATCGTCTTTTCTGAACTCTTTTCTGGCAAAGAGCCATCGCTCGGTCTGTCTGCCTTTGTCGAAAAGAAGAAGCCTCAGTTCTGA
- a CDS encoding DUF2231 domain-containing protein, with amino-acid sequence MNEIPLHPAIVHIPVGLAMLMPAVFIGLYVFIKKEKLPAAAFLIAVLLQTVLVVSAIASLRTGEAEEDRIEEAGITVPHEAIEEHEDLAKMMTGAALATLLLSGASLKKSRFSGGLQIGAIALSFAVTGLAITAGHHGGKLIYVYGAAGQGPFAEQPANIQTDEHHSGESDH; translated from the coding sequence ATGAATGAAATTCCATTGCATCCGGCTATTGTGCATATTCCCGTCGGACTGGCCATGCTCATGCCGGCCGTCTTCATTGGCCTTTATGTTTTCATCAAGAAAGAGAAGCTGCCTGCAGCCGCCTTCTTGATCGCCGTCCTTCTGCAGACGGTTCTTGTCGTTTCGGCCATCGCCTCGCTTCGCACGGGTGAGGCTGAAGAGGATCGTATTGAAGAGGCCGGCATCACCGTGCCGCATGAGGCCATCGAAGAGCATGAAGATCTGGCGAAGATGATGACGGGCGCTGCGTTAGCCACGCTGCTTCTCTCGGGCGCTTCCCTGAAGAAAAGCCGCTTCAGCGGTGGATTGCAGATCGGCGCCATCGCCCTGTCGTTCGCCGTAACAGGACTTGCCATTACAGCCGGCCATCATGGAGGCAAGCTCATCTATGTCTATGGTGCGGCAGGCCAGGGGCCGTTTGCCGAGCAGCCGGCGAACATACAGACCGACGAGCACCATAGCGGCGAAAGCGATCACTGA
- the purE gene encoding 5-(carboxyamino)imidazole ribonucleotide mutase: MSSVAPLVGLIMGSKSDWETMKEAALLLKELSIPYEARIVSAHRTPELMFEYARTAESRGIEVIIAGAGGAAHLPGMTATQTMLPVIGVPVQSKALNGMDSLLSIVQMPGGVPVATMAIGTAGAKNAALMAARMLGAKHPQIREAARSHFERQREAVLGDALPDQDQLR; this comes from the coding sequence ATGTCGTCCGTTGCGCCGCTTGTCGGCCTCATCATGGGAAGCAAATCCGACTGGGAGACCATGAAAGAGGCCGCCCTTCTACTGAAAGAGCTGAGCATTCCGTATGAGGCGCGCATCGTTTCGGCGCATCGCACGCCCGAATTGATGTTCGAGTATGCGCGCACGGCGGAATCGCGCGGCATCGAGGTCATCATCGCCGGAGCAGGAGGAGCGGCCCATCTGCCCGGTATGACGGCGACACAGACCATGCTTCCCGTCATCGGCGTGCCCGTGCAGTCGAAGGCGTTAAACGGCATGGATTCGCTTTTATCTATCGTTCAGATGCCTGGCGGCGTTCCCGTGGCAACGATGGCCATCGGTACTGCCGGCGCGAAAAACGCCGCTCTGATGGCCGCACGCATGCTGGGCGCAAAGCATCCGCAGATTCGCGAAGCGGCGCGTTCACACTTCGAACGTCAGCGCGAGGCGGTGCTTGGCGATGCGTTACCCGACCAGGACCAGCTTAGATGA
- a CDS encoding AAA family ATPase: MLERLYVHNYRCFENFELNLTGLSSALLIGRNGAGKSTVLSVLEIFQKIGRGTNRVGELVKSKDFSRAQRGLPMRFELEAKLAGQVFKYTLLLELPENFQELRVSEESLHINGHPIYDRKKATVILSKRPGEITEFNIDWHLIALPVVQTEKDGKGPLNNFREWLGRMLILSPFPATIKGESSEETLKPIKWGLNLADWLSGLLLHHPKSYSIIEDYLRQVIPDFSEFRNEPTGKDSRNLIIVFSSENKKLTLDFKDLSDGEKCFFLSAVVLAANETYGPLFCFWDEPDNYLSMSEVGHFIIELRRSFARNGGQIIATSHNQETILKFSDENTLVLDRKSHLEPTRVKTLKEIDIEGDLLTSLVTGDLRL, encoded by the coding sequence ATGCTGGAAAGACTGTATGTGCACAACTACCGATGCTTTGAGAATTTCGAGCTCAACCTGACAGGTCTTTCCTCTGCGCTTCTCATTGGTCGAAACGGCGCAGGAAAGTCTACAGTATTGTCCGTTCTGGAGATATTTCAGAAGATCGGCCGGGGAACTAACCGCGTTGGGGAACTCGTCAAGTCAAAGGACTTTTCTCGCGCTCAGCGCGGTCTGCCCATGCGATTTGAGCTGGAGGCAAAGCTTGCAGGTCAGGTATTTAAATATACGCTGTTACTCGAGCTACCGGAAAATTTTCAAGAACTACGGGTGTCTGAAGAAAGTTTACATATTAATGGGCATCCGATCTATGATCGAAAAAAGGCAACGGTCATACTGTCAAAGCGCCCCGGCGAAATAACAGAGTTTAACATTGACTGGCATCTCATCGCCTTGCCTGTCGTGCAGACGGAGAAAGACGGAAAAGGCCCTTTGAATAATTTCCGAGAGTGGCTCGGGCGGATGCTTATTCTCTCTCCGTTTCCAGCAACCATTAAAGGGGAATCCAGCGAAGAGACTCTGAAGCCGATTAAATGGGGATTGAATCTTGCCGATTGGCTGTCAGGCCTTCTGCTCCATCACCCAAAATCCTACAGTATTATCGAGGACTATTTAAGGCAGGTCATACCGGATTTCAGTGAGTTCAGGAATGAGCCGACAGGCAAGGATTCGCGAAACCTGATTATTGTCTTCTCTTCTGAGAACAAAAAACTCACTCTCGATTTCAAGGATCTTTCTGATGGAGAGAAATGCTTTTTTCTGTCGGCCGTTGTTCTTGCCGCCAATGAGACTTATGGGCCGTTATTCTGCTTCTGGGATGAACCGGATAATTACCTTTCCATGTCTGAAGTCGGTCATTTCATTATAGAGCTCCGCCGCTCCTTTGCCAGGAACGGCGGTCAGATCATTGCCACTTCACATAATCAGGAAACAATCCTGAAATTTTCAGATGAGAATACGCTGGTTCTCGACCGCAAAAGTCATCTGGAACCCACAAGGGTAAAGACGTTGAAAGAAATTGATATAGAAGGAGACCTGCTGACCTCTCTCGTAACGGGCGATCTGCGCCTATGA
- the gyrA gene encoding DNA gyrase subunit A, which produces MAKKKETKPTKSKSIPAPASGGLVRTDIQAALQKGLRVVPVQIDDQMKEAYLDYAMSVIVGRALPDVRDGLKPVHRRILFAMHERAWRHDRPFVKCAKIVGEVIGNFHPHGDGAVYDTMVRMAQDFVMKMPLVEGQGNFGSIDGDNAAAYRYTEARLTRAAEELLRDIDKNTVDFSPNFDDTKQEPKVLPAGLPNLLINGASGIAVGMATNIPPHNPDEVISAVTALIKNPDLSLKDLMKLIPAPDFPTGGIIIGGEGLKQAYTTGRGSIRIRAKLTVEQLRKGRDTIVVTEIPYQVNKKNLLERIGDLVQDKVIEGISDIRDLSDRHGIRVEIELKKDTNAQIVLNQLYKQTQLQVSYGIILLALVDGQPRVLNLKEILVEFIAHRKEVVVRRTKYELDQAEKRAHILEGLKIALDFIDEVIKIIRSSKTVDEARQSLMKRFKLTEIQANAILDMRLQKLTSLESQKIIDELAELNKKIKDFKDILAKELRQYQIITDELQAVGKAYEKKRFTEIDHSSVDTTSFEITDLIHDEDVIITFSEDGFIKRTPIDTFKRQKRGGKGVKGASMKKEDVIKLISHASTHDNLLLFSNKGKIFAMKVHEIPEAGKDARGKSIKAVLNLAADEKITAMTSVREFDAERAIVMISRDGILKKSNLDLFANARKGGIIAISLRKDDELINVCLVNPKDDILIATRNGLALRTNLAKMKSQGRQASGIIGIRLEKGDSVIGMDVVVEKSDLFVITELGYGKRMAFKNFPVKGRGTKGMMYVKPGERIGPAVAIQTVQKDDDVIIICQSGQIIRVSVDEISTQGRSTQGVRIVTLHENDSIQDVAILKGDI; this is translated from the coding sequence ATGGCAAAGAAGAAAGAGACCAAACCCACGAAATCCAAATCAATCCCCGCTCCTGCATCCGGAGGTCTCGTCCGCACAGACATCCAGGCTGCTCTTCAGAAAGGCCTGCGCGTCGTTCCCGTTCAGATCGACGATCAGATGAAAGAGGCCTATCTCGACTATGCGATGAGCGTCATCGTCGGTCGTGCCCTTCCCGACGTGCGGGACGGTCTGAAGCCGGTTCACCGTCGCATCCTCTTTGCCATGCACGAACGTGCCTGGAGGCACGACCGCCCCTTCGTCAAATGCGCGAAGATCGTCGGCGAGGTTATCGGTAACTTCCACCCGCACGGAGACGGCGCCGTTTACGACACGATGGTGCGTATGGCGCAGGACTTCGTGATGAAGATGCCTCTGGTCGAAGGCCAGGGGAACTTCGGTTCGATCGACGGCGACAATGCGGCAGCCTATCGTTATACAGAGGCCCGACTGACGCGCGCCGCCGAAGAGCTTCTGCGCGACATCGACAAAAACACCGTCGACTTCAGCCCGAACTTCGACGACACCAAGCAGGAACCTAAGGTTTTACCGGCAGGCCTGCCGAACCTGCTCATCAACGGAGCCAGCGGCATCGCCGTCGGTATGGCGACGAACATCCCGCCGCATAACCCCGACGAGGTGATCTCTGCCGTCACCGCTCTTATCAAGAATCCCGACCTGTCGCTCAAGGATCTGATGAAGCTGATCCCCGCGCCGGACTTCCCGACGGGCGGTATCATCATCGGCGGCGAAGGCCTGAAGCAGGCCTATACGACGGGTCGCGGCTCGATTCGCATTCGCGCCAAACTCACCGTCGAGCAGCTGCGTAAGGGACGCGACACGATCGTCGTCACCGAGATCCCCTATCAGGTAAACAAGAAGAATCTGCTCGAACGCATCGGCGATCTCGTGCAGGATAAGGTTATCGAAGGCATCTCTGATATTCGTGACCTGTCGGATCGTCACGGCATTCGCGTCGAGATCGAGCTGAAAAAAGATACGAACGCTCAGATCGTTTTGAATCAGCTTTACAAGCAAACGCAGCTTCAGGTCAGCTACGGCATTATACTTCTCGCTCTCGTCGACGGACAGCCCCGCGTCCTCAACCTGAAAGAGATCCTCGTTGAGTTTATCGCGCACCGCAAAGAGGTCGTCGTCCGTCGCACGAAGTACGAGCTCGATCAGGCCGAGAAGCGGGCCCATATTCTCGAAGGTCTGAAGATCGCCCTCGACTTCATCGACGAGGTCATCAAGATCATCCGCTCTTCGAAGACGGTGGACGAGGCCCGTCAGAGCCTGATGAAGCGGTTCAAGTTAACCGAGATTCAGGCGAACGCCATCCTCGACATGCGTCTGCAGAAGCTGACCTCTCTGGAAAGCCAGAAGATCATCGACGAGCTGGCAGAACTGAACAAGAAGATCAAGGACTTCAAAGACATCCTCGCAAAAGAGCTGCGTCAGTATCAGATCATCACCGACGAGCTGCAGGCCGTCGGCAAGGCCTACGAGAAGAAGCGTTTTACCGAGATCGACCATTCTTCGGTCGATACGACGTCGTTCGAGATCACCGATCTCATCCACGACGAAGACGTCATCATCACCTTCTCAGAAGACGGCTTCATCAAACGCACGCCCATCGATACATTCAAACGTCAGAAGCGAGGCGGTAAAGGTGTGAAAGGCGCCTCGATGAAGAAAGAAGACGTGATCAAGCTGATCAGTCATGCATCGACGCATGATAACCTTCTGCTCTTCTCAAATAAAGGCAAGATCTTCGCCATGAAGGTGCATGAGATTCCTGAGGCCGGAAAGGATGCGCGCGGCAAGTCGATCAAGGCTGTCCTGAACCTCGCCGCCGATGAAAAGATTACGGCGATGACGTCGGTGCGCGAATTCGACGCCGAACGCGCCATCGTTATGATCAGTCGGGACGGTATTCTCAAGAAGTCGAACCTAGACCTTTTCGCGAACGCTCGCAAGGGCGGCATCATCGCCATCAGCCTGCGCAAGGACGACGAGCTGATCAACGTATGCCTTGTGAATCCGAAAGACGATATTCTCATCGCTACGCGAAACGGACTGGCCCTGCGCACGAATCTCGCGAAGATGAAAAGCCAGGGACGGCAGGCCTCGGGCATTATCGGCATCAGACTGGAGAAGGGCGACAGCGTCATCGGTATGGATGTTGTCGTCGAGAAATCCGACCTGTTCGTCATTACCGAGCTGGGCTATGGCAAACGCATGGCGTTCAAGAACTTCCCCGTAAAAGGTCGCGGCACGAAGGGCATGATGTATGTGAAGCCGGGCGAGAGAATCGGACCGGCCGTCGCCATCCAGACTGTGCAGAAAGACGACGACGTTATCATCATCTGTCAGAGCGGTCAGATCATTCGCGTATCGGTGGACGAGATCTCGACGCAGGGACGAAGCACGCAGGGCGTGCGCATCGTAACGCTGCATGAGAACGATTCGATCCAGGACGTGGCGATTCTGAAAGGCGATATCTAA
- a CDS encoding GNAT family N-acetyltransferase: MKLTDLEIRPARPGDAGVASRLIYQSGPDAFRFVFSSESEALRFLEYAFERKEGEFGYGCHTVGLLDGVVVAIGALLDGRETLKNTIAAVKQFVGCFGPLGWIPVAVRGLRTEAVIQPPKKGEVALVHITVEESLRGKGIGKAIIARLLEEVNRMSTAGAQSLPVLDVAAHNAGAEHVYTSLGFRVQTERISKLRNAAGHVPAHKRMIRA; encoded by the coding sequence ATGAAGTTAACCGATCTTGAAATCCGCCCTGCCCGACCGGGCGACGCCGGCGTCGCCTCGCGACTGATCTATCAGTCGGGTCCCGACGCCTTTCGCTTCGTTTTCAGCTCTGAAAGTGAGGCGCTACGATTTCTTGAATATGCCTTCGAGCGTAAAGAAGGCGAATTCGGATACGGCTGTCATACCGTCGGCCTGCTTGACGGTGTCGTCGTCGCGATTGGCGCCCTGCTCGACGGACGCGAGACTCTCAAAAATACGATTGCCGCCGTAAAGCAGTTCGTCGGTTGCTTCGGTCCGCTTGGCTGGATTCCCGTCGCCGTTCGCGGCTTGCGTACCGAGGCCGTCATCCAGCCTCCGAAAAAGGGTGAGGTCGCTCTTGTGCATATCACCGTCGAAGAATCGCTTCGCGGAAAAGGCATCGGTAAGGCAATCATCGCAAGGCTTCTGGAAGAGGTGAATCGGATGTCTACGGCCGGCGCTCAGTCGCTGCCCGTTCTCGACGTCGCCGCTCATAATGCAGGCGCCGAGCACGTCTACACTTCGCTGGGGTTTCGCGTGCAAACAGAGCGGATATCGAAGTTGCGCAATGCTGCCGGCCATGTTCCGGCGCATAAGAGAATGATTCGAGCTTGA
- a CDS encoding VOC family protein, whose protein sequence is MRPSVSVITLSVDDLERSLRFYRAMGLMTDGIIGTEFEFGAVVFFELQSGLRLALWPRKSIEHDTGLSAERSATEFTLGHNVRSREEVDAVMAEAESAGAVVVKPAQPTFWGGYAGYFQDPDGHLWEVVWNPAIMPGE, encoded by the coding sequence ATGCGGCCATCCGTTTCTGTGATCACGCTTAGCGTAGACGACCTTGAACGGTCGCTGCGCTTTTATCGGGCGATGGGCCTCATGACGGATGGCATCATCGGCACTGAGTTTGAATTCGGTGCCGTCGTTTTCTTCGAGCTGCAATCCGGATTGCGCCTGGCACTGTGGCCGCGAAAGAGCATCGAGCATGACACGGGGCTTAGCGCGGAGCGCAGTGCGACGGAGTTCACACTCGGTCATAATGTGCGTTCCCGCGAAGAGGTCGATGCGGTCATGGCTGAGGCAGAGTCGGCCGGCGCCGTCGTCGTGAAACCCGCTCAGCCGACGTTCTGGGGCGGCTATGCCGGCTACTTTCAGGATCCGGACGGCCATTTATGGGAAGTGGTTTGGAATCCTGCGATCATGCCAGGAGAGTAG
- a CDS encoding DUF1564 family protein: MNEQTRVDWEPYYRSRSTLLIPESYFKRYFWRSPYIKVGHLALGAYLSILMNDPQLEYKLSCLERTGKWKKQYQEEGQDLCRVNFYPDDRDWGRLSAISNATGYSRCYIFVYLMLIAMGVISLDDGGTSPVWVKGHWNPEVFCSICVDAVTRKLTRILQT, from the coding sequence ATGAACGAACAGACTCGCGTTGATTGGGAGCCTTACTACCGGTCACGCTCCACTTTACTCATTCCGGAATCCTATTTTAAGAGATATTTCTGGCGAAGCCCCTACATTAAGGTCGGGCATCTGGCTCTTGGCGCGTACCTTTCCATACTCATGAACGATCCACAGCTTGAATACAAGCTGAGCTGCCTTGAAAGGACCGGTAAGTGGAAGAAGCAGTATCAGGAAGAAGGGCAGGATTTGTGCCGGGTGAATTTTTATCCGGATGACCGGGATTGGGGGCGGCTGTCGGCGATTTCGAATGCTACTGGGTATTCTCGCTGCTATATTTTTGTGTACTTAATGCTGATCGCAATGGGGGTGATATCTCTGGACGATGGAGGAACTTCACCGGTTTGGGTGAAGGGGCACTGGAATCCTGAAGTCTTTTGTTCAATTTGTGTCGATGCAGTCACCAGAAAACTCACGAGAATCCTGCAAACATAG